One genomic segment of Catalinimonas alkaloidigena includes these proteins:
- a CDS encoding AMP-binding protein produces MQDETKNTFLQKARLWQQISSSAIELLSFDQLKDIYYSIFANDPLGIAWLPDKRTLNYANINQSISSLKLSSYQDFHNWSVQNRAQFWDHTIQTLQIKLDQHYDQVLDISQGGVEDPRWLEGARLNIINSCFQANEQKTAIIASDENQETRTLTYLDLKKLCNRVSNGLLQQGLKQGDKVVLYLPLCTEAVTAYLGIIQAGMIAVLVADSFSPQELKRRVESSEARSVIAFDSYTYGGKDLSIYPKLKKADVPPSIIIPGKEKTDLRTQDVLWEDFLAKDSFSPVIGEPNTLISILFSSGTTSEPKAIPWTQLTPIKCAADAYYHHDIQPTDTLTWTTGMGWMMGPWTIFAALMNKATLALFTGSAASTAFGSFMQEASISILGTIPSLVKVWRKTQMMEQYHWNVRVLSSTGEPSQVEDYLYLMWLAKFKAPIIEYCGGTEIGGGYLTGTVVQPASPATFTTPALGMDLIFREEESGKIDAKRDGEVFIVPPSIGLSQHLLNRDHHEEYYKDSPSLKDGTLLRKHGDNYQLYHKLLEDTTFYKSRGRADDSMNLGGIKVSAVEIEKIINTHKAVYESAAVTVAPKGGGPEVLLIFFIPQDENMDKELLKNDLQMMLNSELNPLFRIKEVIAKDTLPRTASNKLMRRSLRKEYMEFN; encoded by the coding sequence ATGCAGGATGAAACTAAAAATACCTTTCTTCAAAAAGCTAGGCTCTGGCAACAAATAAGTAGCTCAGCCATTGAATTATTAAGCTTTGACCAGCTCAAAGATATTTACTACAGTATTTTTGCCAATGACCCCTTGGGAATTGCATGGCTTCCTGATAAGCGTACGCTGAACTACGCCAATATTAATCAATCCATCAGTTCATTAAAGCTGAGTAGTTATCAGGATTTTCATAACTGGTCAGTACAAAATCGTGCACAATTCTGGGATCATACGATACAAACCCTGCAGATCAAACTTGATCAGCATTATGATCAGGTGCTGGATATTTCCCAAGGTGGGGTTGAAGACCCAAGATGGCTGGAAGGCGCACGTCTGAATATTATTAACAGCTGCTTTCAAGCAAATGAGCAAAAGACAGCTATCATTGCTTCTGATGAAAATCAAGAAACCCGAACACTCACTTATCTAGATTTAAAGAAATTATGCAACAGGGTATCCAATGGCCTCTTACAGCAGGGGCTTAAACAGGGTGATAAAGTGGTACTCTACCTGCCTCTTTGTACAGAAGCAGTCACCGCTTATCTGGGAATAATACAGGCAGGAATGATAGCGGTACTTGTTGCTGACAGTTTTTCGCCACAGGAGCTGAAAAGAAGAGTAGAAAGTAGTGAAGCCCGATCAGTAATTGCTTTTGATAGTTATACCTACGGTGGAAAAGATCTTTCAATATATCCTAAACTTAAAAAGGCAGATGTGCCTCCATCAATCATTATTCCTGGAAAGGAAAAAACAGATTTGCGTACCCAGGATGTGTTATGGGAAGATTTTCTGGCAAAGGACAGCTTTTCTCCTGTAATCGGCGAACCCAATACGCTGATCAGTATATTGTTTTCTTCAGGAACCACCAGTGAGCCTAAAGCCATTCCCTGGACTCAGCTTACTCCGATAAAGTGTGCTGCTGATGCTTACTATCATCATGATATTCAGCCCACCGACACGCTCACCTGGACAACAGGCATGGGCTGGATGATGGGACCATGGACAATCTTTGCTGCCCTGATGAACAAAGCGACACTGGCACTTTTTACTGGTTCAGCCGCCAGTACCGCTTTCGGAAGTTTTATGCAAGAAGCGAGTATCAGCATACTGGGAACTATTCCTTCCCTGGTAAAAGTGTGGCGCAAAACCCAAATGATGGAGCAATATCATTGGAATGTTCGTGTTCTCAGCTCCACCGGCGAGCCTTCACAAGTTGAAGACTACCTATACCTGATGTGGTTAGCAAAATTCAAAGCACCCATTATTGAATACTGTGGGGGTACTGAGATTGGTGGAGGATACCTCACAGGAACTGTAGTGCAGCCAGCCTCCCCTGCGACATTCACCACCCCAGCTTTAGGCATGGACCTTATCTTTAGGGAAGAAGAAAGTGGTAAAATAGACGCCAAACGGGATGGTGAGGTCTTCATCGTACCGCCTTCAATCGGACTTTCTCAACACTTACTGAACCGTGATCACCATGAAGAATACTATAAAGATTCTCCCAGCTTGAAAGATGGTACACTACTTAGAAAACACGGAGATAATTACCAGCTATACCATAAGCTATTAGAGGATACTACTTTTTACAAAAGCCGTGGCAGGGCGGATGATAGCATGAACCTTGGCGGAATTAAAGTGAGCGCAGTAGAAATAGAGAAAATCATAAATACACATAAAGCAGTTTACGAAAGTGCCGCTGTCACAGTAGCTCCCAAAGGTGGAGGGCCGGAAGTTTTGTTGATATTCTTCATCCCTCAGGATGAAAATATGGATAAAGAACTGTTGAAGAATGATCTGCAAATGATGTTGAACAGTGAGCTTAACCCGCTTTTCAGGATTAAAGAAGTAATTGCAAAAGATACCTTACCCCGTACAGCTTCCAACAAGTTAATGCGGAGATCACTCAGAAAGGAATATATGGAATTTAATTAA